The Paeniglutamicibacter sulfureus genome includes a region encoding these proteins:
- the rpsK gene encoding 30S ribosomal protein S11 encodes MPPKTRGAVRKPRRKDKKNIPLGQAHIKSTFNNTIVSITDPNGAVISWASAGEVGFKGSRKSTPYAAQMAAEAAAKRAQEHGLRKVDVFVKGPGSGRETAIRSLQAAGLEVGSIQDVSPSAHNGCRPSKRRRV; translated from the coding sequence ATGCCCCCCAAGACTCGTGGAGCGGTCCGCAAGCCGCGTCGCAAGGACAAAAAGAATATCCCGCTCGGACAGGCGCACATCAAGAGCACCTTCAACAACACCATTGTTTCCATCACGGATCCCAACGGTGCTGTAATCTCGTGGGCCTCGGCCGGCGAGGTTGGATTCAAGGGTTCGCGTAAGTCCACTCCGTATGCTGCACAGATGGCCGCCGAGGCTGCTGCAAAGCGTGCACAGGAGCACGGACTTCGCAAGGTTGACGTTTTCGTCAAGGGCCCGGGCTCGGGACGCGAAACCGCGATCCGTTCGCTCCAGGCCGCTGGCCTGGAGGTTGGGTCCATTCAGGACGTTTCCCCCAGCGCACACAACGGCTGCCGCCCTTCAAAGCGTCGCCGCGTCTAA
- the rpsM gene encoding 30S ribosomal protein S13 yields MARLAGVDIPREKRVIIALTYIYGVGKTRAEQTIAETGINPDTRVKDLSDAELVQLRDFIEGSFKVEGDLRREVAADIRRKVEIGSYEGIRHRKGLPVRGQRTKTNARTRKGPKRTVAGKKKTR; encoded by the coding sequence TAGCTGGCGTAGACATCCCGCGCGAAAAGCGCGTGATTATTGCGCTCACATACATCTACGGCGTGGGCAAGACCCGTGCAGAACAGACCATCGCCGAGACCGGGATCAACCCGGACACTCGCGTGAAGGATCTGTCCGACGCTGAGCTGGTTCAGCTGCGTGACTTCATTGAAGGCAGCTTCAAGGTCGAGGGTGACCTCCGCCGCGAGGTGGCAGCAGATATCCGCCGCAAGGTTGAGATCGGCTCCTACGAAGGCATTCGCCACCGCAAGGGCCTGCCGGTCCGCGGTCAGCGCACCAAGACCAACGCTCGCACCCGCAAGGGCCCGAAGCGCACCGTCGCCGGTAAGAAGAAGACCCGCTAA